The following DNA comes from Anaerostipes rhamnosivorans.
TTTAAAAAAGCATCCTTGGAATTGGTATATTCCTTTCCATCAATCTCGCCCAGTGCATGTGCGATGGCACGGTGCTCATACCATTGTTTGGTGTTCTCTGTTTTTTCTTCAGATGTAGTTTCTTTGTTGGCCTGTTCCGCTTTTTCTGCTGCTTTCTGTGTCTTGTTTTTATAATCTTTGTAAATGAAGACACAGGAGAAAATGATGATCCCCAAAACCGCAAGCATGGACAGACGAAGGGCCATATTTTGTGCTGCCGCACGTAAATGGCGGGGCTGATGTTTTGCCTTTTTAACGGCTCTTTTGACAGATTCTGTTTTTAGTTTTTTACGGCTTAGCATATCATTTTTCCTTCGTAAAGAGATTGTAATGTATTTGTAATAATTATGTTAAATAATAATATAACATAAAAGTAACAGAAAAGCATCAGCCCTGTCTATAATTATTTTATGCTGGAAAAGTAATTTCTGGCGATTCTCTGACAAAGTTTTAACATTCAACGGTGGATTTCCGAAAGAACTTCATGGTATACCCAAAAGGGCATCCCGTATTCCATACCCTGCGGGTGGACGCGCTGCGCGCGATAAGGTATACCCACAGGGCACACCGTATTTTATACCCTGCGGGTGGACGTGCTACGCACGATAAGGTATAGTAAAGATACTGATGCTAGTTAACCTTTCAAACGATTCATAGGAATCAAAGTATCCAAGGAGGAAATCACTATGGCAAGTATTATCGCAAGCCCAAGCCGTTATATCCAGGGAAAAGGGGAGATCAAGAACCTGTGTACATATGCGGAAAACTACGGAAGCAACCTTTTTGTACTGACAAGCCCATCCGGAAGAAAAAGGGTGGAACCTTCCATCACAGAAGGACAGAAAGATGCCAAGATCACTTATGAAGCATTTAACGGAGAGTGCTGCATGACAGAGATCAACCGTGTCATGGATATGTGCAAGAAGGCAGGAAGCGAAGTCATCGTGGGAATCGGCGGCGGAAAGATCCACGATACTGCAAAGGCAGTGGGTTATTACATGAAGAAGCCAGTGATCATCGTGCCGACCATTGCATCTACCGACGCTCCGTGCAGCGCACTGTCTGTGATCTATTCTGACGAAGGTGTATTTGAGAAATATCTGTTCCTTCCTGCAAGTCCGAATATGGTGCTGGTAGACACCGACATCGTCAGCAAAGCACCGGAACGCCTGTTGGTAGCAGGAATGGGAGACGCTTTGGCAACGTATTTTGAGGCGAGAGCATGTAAACAGTCCGACGCATCCAACTGTGTAGGAGGAAAGATCACACGTGCGGCAATGGCTCTGGCAGAGCTTTGTTATGAAACCCTGATCGATGAGGGGATTGACGCGAAACTTGCTGTCCGTGAGAATATCTGTACAAAAGCAGTGGAACATATCATTGAGGCAAACACCTATCTTTCCGGTATTGGATTTGAGAGCGGGGGCCTGGCAGGGGCACATGCCATCCACAACGGTCTGACCGCGATCCCGGAAACCCATGAGTTATACCATGGAGAAAAGGTAGCCTTCGGAACTCTGGTACAGTTGGTCCTGGAAGGGGCAGATCAGGATGAGATTCAGGAAGTCCTTGGTTTCTGTCAGGAGGCAGAACTTCCGACGACCCTTGCAGATCTGGGAATCAAAGAAGTAAAAGAAGATCAGATCATGGAAGTGGCACGCCTTGCATGTTCTCCGGATGACACTCTCGGCAACATGCCGTTTGAGGTGACACCGGAGGATGTATATGCAGCCATCATTGCAGCAGACGCACTGGGAAGATATTATTAAAAATTCTGTTTATTGCACAGATGCCTTCCTGTAAGGAAGCACGCGGCACATAACAGGATCAATACTGCGGCCATCAGCAGGGCGCAGTGAAGAAAGAAGGCATCCGGCAGGATGGTGATGACAGGGTCAAAAGCCTCATCAAAGATCCAATAGTCGTTGGAAAAGGCAAGCTCGTGAAATGCCACGAAAGCCCTGTCCCATCCGGCCGCCCAGATCAGGACTCCGAAAATAAGAGGGAGCAGGGCGGCTATAACGGATGCTTTCTTTAAAAAACGAAAATCCTTTTTTTCCCGCTTCCATAAAAGACCTACAAGGATTATGATAAAAGAAACCAAACAGGCGTATTGGAGGCCGGAAAAGATACGTTTGACATCCTGAAAGTGGATCTTTCCTTCCTTTGACATAGGAAGAGAGGGAAACTTCAGGTCTTTTTTATAAAATACAGAATTATAATCAAT
Coding sequences within:
- a CDS encoding glycerol dehydrogenase — translated: MASIIASPSRYIQGKGEIKNLCTYAENYGSNLFVLTSPSGRKRVEPSITEGQKDAKITYEAFNGECCMTEINRVMDMCKKAGSEVIVGIGGGKIHDTAKAVGYYMKKPVIIVPTIASTDAPCSALSVIYSDEGVFEKYLFLPASPNMVLVDTDIVSKAPERLLVAGMGDALATYFEARACKQSDASNCVGGKITRAAMALAELCYETLIDEGIDAKLAVRENICTKAVEHIIEANTYLSGIGFESGGLAGAHAIHNGLTAIPETHELYHGEKVAFGTLVQLVLEGADQDEIQEVLGFCQEAELPTTLADLGIKEVKEDQIMEVARLACSPDDTLGNMPFEVTPEDVYAAIIAADALGRYY
- a CDS encoding TIGR01906 family membrane protein is translated as MKQFILTVSLSIFLITFSVIFTLNFRPLYYSDINLLHISRESGFSEQRIRENYDRLIDYNSVFYKKDLKFPSLPMSKEGKIHFQDVKRIFSGLQYACLVSFIIILVGLLWKREKKDFRFLKKASVIAALLPLIFGVLIWAAGWDRAFVAFHELAFSNDYWIFDEAFDPVITILPDAFFLHCALLMAAVLILLCAACFLTGRHLCNKQNF